In Mycetocola zhujimingii, one DNA window encodes the following:
- a CDS encoding D-alanine--D-alanine ligase family protein yields the protein MTDFKKLNIVVLSGGISHERDVSLRSGRRVAEELQAAGHTVTVRDPDASLLPALTEQAPDVVWPALHGASGEDGALQALLRARGIRYVGSHAEGAGLAWFKPTAKVLVSRAGIATPDWLTLPTETFRELGANGVLAEIVHGIGPAAVVKPAQGGSAQGVTIVTDAGDLPRAMVDAYTYSDVALIEKKIEGTELAIAVIDSGHGPVALPAVEIQPRSGVYSFEARYNAGETTFYAPARVSDDIARRAGETAVAVHELLGLRHISRIDLIVDENGVVWFLEANMLPGLTETSLVPQAIEAAGLTLASTYSALAMAAAGE from the coding sequence ATGACAGATTTCAAGAAGCTCAACATCGTCGTGCTTTCGGGTGGGATCTCGCACGAGCGAGACGTGTCCCTACGGTCGGGGCGTCGAGTGGCCGAGGAACTGCAGGCCGCGGGCCACACGGTGACGGTCCGGGATCCGGATGCTTCCCTGCTGCCCGCGCTCACGGAACAAGCCCCGGACGTCGTCTGGCCTGCCCTCCACGGTGCCAGCGGCGAGGATGGAGCGCTCCAGGCGCTGCTCCGTGCCCGCGGCATCCGTTATGTCGGTTCGCACGCTGAGGGGGCCGGCCTCGCCTGGTTCAAGCCAACAGCGAAAGTTCTGGTTTCACGTGCGGGCATTGCGACACCTGACTGGCTGACCCTGCCCACCGAGACGTTCCGGGAGCTGGGCGCCAATGGCGTACTCGCGGAGATCGTCCACGGGATCGGCCCAGCAGCCGTCGTGAAGCCCGCGCAGGGTGGTTCAGCGCAGGGTGTGACGATCGTGACGGATGCCGGTGACCTGCCGCGAGCGATGGTCGACGCCTACACCTACTCGGACGTTGCCCTGATCGAGAAGAAGATCGAGGGCACCGAACTCGCGATCGCCGTGATCGACTCGGGTCACGGCCCTGTCGCGCTTCCCGCCGTCGAAATCCAGCCACGCTCCGGCGTCTACAGCTTCGAGGCGCGCTACAACGCGGGGGAGACGACGTTTTACGCACCGGCACGTGTGTCGGATGACATCGCCAGGCGCGCGGGCGAGACTGCTGTTGCGGTGCACGAGCTTCTTGGCCTCCGCCACATCTCGCGCATCGACCTCATCGTCGACGAGAACGGCGTTGTCTGGTTCCTCGAGGCCAATATGCTCCCGGGCCTCACCGAGACGTCACTGGTACCCCAGGCTATCGAGGCCGCCGGTTTGACGCTCGCGTCGACTTACAGTGCCCTGGCCATGGCGGCCGCCGGGGAGTAA
- the trxA gene encoding thioredoxin, with amino-acid sequence MSARAVSEATFDAEVLKSDKPILVDFWAEWCGPCRMVSPILDQIASEHSDKIDIVKVNVDENPQLAMQYQITSIPAMKVFKGGEVAQTIIGAKPKAALENDLSAFLA; translated from the coding sequence ATGTCAGCACGTGCAGTATCTGAAGCCACTTTCGACGCCGAAGTTCTGAAGAGCGACAAGCCGATCCTGGTCGACTTCTGGGCTGAGTGGTGCGGCCCCTGCCGCATGGTCTCGCCGATCCTCGACCAGATCGCGTCTGAGCACAGCGACAAGATCGACATCGTCAAGGTCAACGTCGACGAGAACCCGCAGCTCGCCATGCAGTACCAGATCACCTCCATCCCCGCGATGAAGGTCTTCAAGGGTGGCGAGGTCGCACAGACCATCATCGGCGCCAAGCCGAAGGCAGCTCTCGAGAACGACCTGTCCGCCTTCCTGGCCTAG
- the trxB gene encoding thioredoxin-disulfide reductase, whose translation MRNVIIIGSGPAGYTAAIYAARANLNPLLLASSVEAGGELMNTTEVENYPGFPEGIQGPELMSKFQEQAERFGTEIILDDVTEVSLGGEVKTIKTGYSGDFEASSVIVATGSAYRKLGLADEERLSGRGISWCATCDGFFFKEKTIAVVGGGDSAMEEATFLTRFASKVYVIHRKDTLRASKIMQDRAFANDKIEFVWNSEVVGISGENAVNGVTLRNTVDGTESHLELGGLFIAIGNDPRTHLFHGQLELTSDGTIAVDGRSSRTNLPGVFAAGDVIDPNYRQAITAAASGTVAALDAEHYLASLEQEAHHNPEIASAVAASV comes from the coding sequence GTGCGCAATGTCATCATCATCGGGTCTGGGCCTGCCGGCTACACAGCGGCAATTTACGCGGCCCGAGCGAACCTGAACCCGCTGCTTCTCGCGTCGAGCGTTGAGGCCGGCGGTGAGCTGATGAACACGACAGAGGTCGAGAACTACCCGGGTTTCCCCGAGGGAATTCAGGGCCCCGAGCTCATGAGCAAGTTCCAGGAGCAGGCAGAACGCTTCGGCACCGAGATCATCCTCGATGACGTCACCGAGGTCTCCCTCGGTGGAGAAGTCAAAACCATCAAGACCGGTTACTCCGGCGACTTCGAGGCGTCGAGCGTCATCGTCGCAACAGGCAGCGCCTACCGCAAGCTCGGGCTTGCCGACGAAGAGCGCCTGTCAGGTCGCGGCATCTCGTGGTGCGCCACCTGCGATGGTTTCTTCTTCAAGGAGAAGACGATCGCCGTTGTCGGCGGCGGAGACTCGGCGATGGAAGAGGCCACGTTCCTCACCCGCTTCGCCTCGAAGGTCTACGTCATCCACCGCAAGGACACCCTCCGCGCGTCGAAGATCATGCAAGACCGCGCCTTCGCCAACGACAAGATCGAGTTCGTCTGGAACTCCGAAGTCGTGGGCATCTCCGGTGAGAACGCCGTCAACGGCGTGACGCTGCGCAACACAGTCGATGGCACCGAGAGCCACCTCGAGCTTGGCGGCCTGTTTATCGCGATCGGCAACGACCCGCGGACCCACCTGTTCCACGGCCAGCTCGAGCTCACCAGCGACGGCACCATCGCCGTCGACGGCCGCTCGTCCAGGACCAACCTCCCCGGTGTTTTCGCCGCCGGCGATGTCATCGACCCGAACTACCGGCAGGCCATCACCGCGGCCGCATCCGGAACCGTTGCCGCGCTTGACGCCGAGCACTACCTCGCGAGTCTCGAGCAGGAAGCGCACCACAACCCCGAGATCGCATCCGCCGTCGCGGCATCCGTTTAA
- the murJ gene encoding murein biosynthesis integral membrane protein MurJ, producing the protein MSKSTNDDSIGRASLFLASGTLVSRLLGFVKAMLLASTIGLVGSRSADAFGVANQLPNTLYVIIAGGVLSAVLVPSIVRSIVHADGGKAYMNKLLTITFVVLLGATVAAVLLAPALVSLYSLNLNEETRALAIAFAYWCLPQIFFYGLYSVLGEILNAHKVFGPFTWSPVINNIVAMAGLVVFMIAFGADPNGDRLVTDWTPTMIAVLAGTATLGVAAQAIVLFFFWKRIGLSYRPDFAWRGVGLGATGKLAGWSFAMLGLTTLGGLVQTNVALIATGVGAGPATLQNAWLIFMLPHSVITLSVATAYFTRLAEHVREDRIENLKTDVSAAVRQITLFIVLATAVLLVVAFPFASLFTDQFADTAAMGFVLMGYLISLVPFAVLFVFQRTFYALGDTRTPFFFTLVQTAVYIGLALACAQLPREFIGIGLALSMSVSIVVQMLTAGILLAKRIHGLDMSRIIRSLTVYTVAAIPSVLAGVLLIFVLGGYTSGWALASPLNAVLTMALIGVVMLALYVGALSLMRSEELRDAIAPVKRRLRRR; encoded by the coding sequence ATGAGTAAATCAACAAACGACGACAGCATCGGCCGCGCGAGCTTATTCCTGGCTTCGGGGACCCTCGTGTCCCGACTCCTCGGGTTCGTGAAGGCGATGCTCCTTGCATCCACGATCGGCCTTGTCGGTTCGCGCAGCGCTGACGCGTTCGGCGTTGCCAACCAGTTGCCGAACACCCTCTACGTCATCATCGCCGGAGGTGTTCTCAGCGCGGTTCTCGTTCCGTCGATCGTGCGCTCCATCGTGCACGCCGACGGCGGCAAGGCGTACATGAACAAGCTGCTGACGATCACCTTCGTCGTGCTGCTCGGTGCGACGGTGGCTGCCGTGCTGCTCGCCCCGGCACTCGTGAGCCTCTACTCGCTCAACCTGAACGAGGAGACTCGCGCCCTCGCCATCGCGTTCGCCTACTGGTGCCTCCCGCAGATCTTCTTCTACGGCCTGTACTCGGTGCTCGGCGAGATCCTCAACGCGCACAAGGTATTCGGTCCGTTCACCTGGTCGCCGGTGATCAACAACATCGTGGCGATGGCCGGGCTCGTCGTCTTCATGATCGCGTTCGGGGCCGACCCCAACGGTGACAGGCTCGTCACCGACTGGACACCGACCATGATCGCCGTTCTCGCCGGAACAGCGACACTCGGAGTCGCCGCGCAGGCGATCGTCCTGTTCTTCTTCTGGAAGCGGATCGGACTCAGTTACCGACCCGATTTTGCCTGGCGGGGCGTCGGGCTCGGCGCCACCGGAAAGCTTGCGGGCTGGTCGTTTGCCATGCTCGGCCTCACCACGCTCGGCGGCCTGGTCCAGACCAACGTGGCCCTGATCGCAACGGGAGTCGGGGCAGGACCCGCGACCCTGCAAAACGCCTGGCTGATCTTCATGCTGCCCCACTCGGTCATCACGCTCTCGGTCGCGACCGCGTACTTCACCCGGCTCGCCGAACACGTGCGTGAAGACCGGATCGAAAACCTGAAAACGGATGTCTCGGCTGCGGTTCGCCAGATCACCCTGTTCATCGTGCTGGCCACCGCTGTGCTCCTCGTCGTCGCGTTCCCCTTCGCAAGCCTGTTCACCGACCAGTTCGCCGACACCGCAGCGATGGGCTTCGTGCTGATGGGGTACCTGATCAGCCTCGTCCCGTTCGCCGTGCTGTTCGTCTTCCAGCGCACCTTCTACGCCCTCGGTGACACTCGGACGCCCTTCTTCTTCACCCTGGTCCAGACGGCCGTCTACATCGGTCTCGCACTCGCCTGCGCGCAGTTGCCGCGGGAGTTCATCGGCATCGGGCTCGCGCTGTCGATGTCTGTGTCGATCGTCGTGCAGATGCTGACAGCCGGCATCCTGCTCGCGAAGCGGATTCACGGACTCGACATGTCCCGCATCATCCGGAGCCTCACCGTCTACACGGTCGCCGCCATCCCCTCCGTGCTCGCTGGTGTTCTCCTGATTTTCGTGCTTGGCGGTTACACCAGCGGCTGGGCACTGGCGTCGCCCCTCAACGCGGTGCTCACCATGGCACTCATCGGTGTCGTCATGCTGGCCCTCTACGTGGGCGCTCTCTCGCTGATGCGCTCAGAGGAACTCCGGGATGCCATCGCGCCGGTCAAGCGCCGCCTGCGTCGCCGCTAG
- a CDS encoding PLP-dependent aminotransferase family protein: MSELGSRHSSGNNLDPWYGSYAARTAGLAASEVRALFAVASRPEVVSLAGGMPFVSALPEDLVTDAMNRVMREQGPTALQYGSGQGVEKLREQTLEVMALEGIQGSASDVVITTGSQHALELFSKLFIDPGDVVIAEGPSYVTAMVIFKSYQAEVDHVPMDENGLIPEALREHIASLKAAGKKIKFLYTIPTFHNPAGVTLSEARRTEILEIARDNDILVLEDNPYGLLYFDQKPPAALRSLESDGVVYLGTFSKTLAPGFRVGWALAPHAIREKLILANEAAILCPSSFSQLVISQYLDQADWKGQINTFRGVYQERKETMLSALGEYLPDLTWTNPTGGFYVWLTLPEQLDSKAMLPRAVKELVAYTPGTAFYADGDGRQNIRLSFCYPTPESIRVGIRRLATVINGELDLLDTFAGTGRLTGGKSRGTFAAPPPNMS, encoded by the coding sequence GTGTCAGAACTCGGCTCTCGCCACTCATCCGGAAACAACCTCGACCCGTGGTACGGCTCATACGCCGCCCGTACGGCCGGGTTGGCCGCCAGTGAGGTCCGCGCCCTGTTCGCCGTTGCAAGCCGCCCAGAGGTCGTCTCTCTGGCCGGTGGGATGCCATTCGTCTCCGCTCTGCCCGAGGACCTGGTGACGGATGCCATGAATCGCGTCATGCGCGAACAGGGCCCAACAGCTCTCCAATACGGTTCGGGGCAGGGTGTCGAGAAGCTGCGGGAGCAGACCCTCGAGGTGATGGCGCTCGAGGGGATCCAGGGCAGCGCTTCCGACGTCGTGATCACGACGGGCAGCCAGCACGCGCTCGAGCTGTTCAGCAAGCTCTTCATCGATCCGGGCGACGTCGTCATCGCCGAAGGGCCGAGCTACGTCACCGCGATGGTGATCTTCAAGAGTTACCAGGCCGAGGTCGACCACGTCCCCATGGACGAGAACGGTCTCATCCCTGAGGCGCTCCGCGAGCACATCGCGAGCCTCAAAGCCGCTGGCAAGAAAATCAAGTTCCTCTACACGATCCCGACGTTCCACAACCCGGCCGGTGTCACGCTCTCCGAGGCCCGCCGCACCGAGATCCTCGAGATCGCGCGCGACAACGACATCCTCGTGCTCGAAGACAACCCGTACGGGCTGCTGTACTTCGACCAGAAGCCTCCCGCCGCCCTCCGTTCACTCGAATCGGACGGCGTCGTCTACCTCGGCACGTTCTCGAAGACGCTCGCACCGGGCTTCCGGGTCGGCTGGGCACTCGCACCACACGCCATCCGTGAAAAGCTCATCCTCGCCAATGAGGCCGCGATCCTGTGCCCGTCGTCGTTCAGCCAGCTGGTGATCTCGCAGTACCTCGATCAGGCCGACTGGAAGGGCCAGATCAATACGTTCCGCGGCGTCTACCAGGAGCGGAAGGAGACGATGCTCTCCGCTCTGGGGGAGTACCTGCCCGATCTCACCTGGACGAACCCCACCGGTGGGTTCTACGTCTGGCTGACCCTGCCCGAGCAGCTCGATTCAAAGGCGATGCTGCCGAGGGCCGTCAAGGAACTCGTCGCATACACACCCGGAACCGCGTTTTACGCCGACGGAGACGGCCGCCAGAACATCCGGCTCTCGTTCTGTTACCCGACGCCGGAGAGTATCCGCGTTGGCATTCGCAGGTTGGCGACCGTCATCAACGGCGAGCTTGATCTGCTCGACACTTTCGCCGGCACCGGGCGGCTGACCGGAGGCAAGTCGCGAGGCACATTCGCGGCGCCACCGCCCAACATGTCCTGA